In Haliscomenobacter hydrossis DSM 1100, the DNA window GGACTTTGTGCTTGTCGCTCTCCTAGTTTCAACCAGTCTTGACCATACTCCCCATAAGGACGAACACGAAAGTCATCTCTGAATATTTTCACACCTCCAAATTTTTTTAACCAAGCTTTTCTTGTGGCGCTATTGAATTCTTTATATGGATACTTTTGAGTATTTGACTCACTTTTATCATCACTTTTTGTGTTTTTTAGAAAATAGAATGCAAACCCAAACTTACCAATTTTGTTAAGTAGGTCGCTTTTATCTACGTCAGTCTGACCTTTCACCAGTTCATTTAGTCTTATAGAATACTCAACTTTTTGTTTTTTAAAAGACTCAAAGTCGAATGGACTGTTTCTCATCTGGGGCATAGAAAACACATCCATGTATTCTTTTTCAATTTTTTTTATGTCTAATTCATTCCTTTCGATAGAAATGACTACCGATTTGGTTTCATTATCAAGATATTCAGCTGATAATTTATAATCGAAATCATCATAATAAACGCCTGATAGCTCACCGTATTCATTAGGAGATTGTTTAGAAAACAACGAAATGTTAAAAATAGGCTGTTCTCTAGGAGGAATTAAAATTTCTAAACTTTCAAAAAGACTGCTTATTTCTTCATTCGTCCACTGTTCTTTAAGTCCTGATATTTTTATTACCGTTCCCTTTGTTAAGTCTATATTTTTTTCACTAAAAAAGGTTTGAATTTGAGGAAAATTATCAGAAAGTTCAAATACTTTTTTTTTGTAATCAAATTCAGGTAGAATTTCTAAAGTTGCAGTGACCTCAGATATCGAAATCCCTTTTCGCTTAAAGTCGTTCCAATTTACTTTCCAATAGTATCCATTGTCTTCGTTTTTAGGTAAAGTAAACATTTCAGAGGTCACACCTAACCTATCCAAAGCAAATCTTCCAATACCCTTTGCACCAGTTTTAATTCGACCTGATCCCGTTTCAAAATCGTCTTCTTTGTTATCAGTTCCTATCATCATCCAATGATCAAGAATAATTCTCTCAGTCATCCCATCTCCATTGTCAAAGATAAAAAGCGCACGATTTAAGGGGTCTTGATCCAAATTGTCAAACAGAATAATTGCATTTTTAGCATCAGCATCATAACAGTTTTTCACTAATTCAATGACAGCTCCCTCAGCAGTAGAGAAGTTTTGTTGTCCAATTAGCTGCGCTGTTCGTGCAGAGACTGAAAAAGGTATCTGTGACATTTTTTGTGTTTAAAGTATTGCAAAGATAAGGTTTCTTTCTGGAATTTCAATTTTAGACAACATTGTGTTTAAACGCCTGATTATCTTTGCATAATCCAAAAAAGTGGCTAGTGACGGTTAAGATACAAAATTTACTTTTTGGCTTTCGCCCTCACCCTGGCCAACACACCTTCCCCATCACCACCGAAGGCACTTTATGCCGCCCGCCAAAAGACGTTTTCCCCCCGGCCACCGCCTCGTTCGCCAGAATTGCAAAAAGCACGGCCTCTTTGGCATCTCCCGGAATACCCAGCACATCGGTAGATTGGAAACTCGCCCCCGGAAACTGCGCCTGAATTGCGCCAGTTAGCGCCGGGTTGTGTGCACCACCACCACTCAGGTAAAAAGAAAAAGCCTGATTGCCAATGACCCGCTTGATCCCGTCCACAATGGTATCGGCGCTGAACTGGGCCAGGGTGCGCAGCAAGTCGGGAACGCCCAGGTTTTGGGTCTGCGTTTTTTCCTGTGCGGTTTGCAGATAGGCCAAATTGAACACCTCTGGTCCGGTGGTTTTTGGAAAAGGCGCGGTAAAAAAAGGATGGTCTTTCAATGCCTTAAGCAAAGGTTCATTAATCTGGCCTGATAAAGCAATTTTGCCATCCTCATCGTAGTCCATCTGGGGGTAAAACTTGCGGGTAATCGCGTCAAGCAGGGTATTGCCCGGTCCAGTGTCGGTAGTGAAAACCTTGCTGGCGTCGAGGTCGCCGGGCAGGTACGTGAAGTTGGAGATGCCGCCCATGTTGAGCAAAATTCGATCTTGTCCTGCTTTGGCAAAAACGAAAAAATCGCCGTATACCGCCAAGGGTGCTCCTTCGCCGCCCGCTGCGATGTGCCGCATGCGAAAATCGGCCAGGGTGATGATGCCCGTAGTCATGGCTACGTGGTCGCCGTCGCCAATTTGTAAGGTGGTATTGCCGTAATTGGAGTCACCGTGTTGGGTTTTGGGCGCGTGGTAAACGGTTTGGCCGTGGCTGGCCACCAAGTCTACTTCTTCGGCGGGAATATTCCATTCTTCCAAGCAGGCATTGACCATTTGGCCGTGCAGGATGCCGATGTGCGGATGCAAGAGGCAAAGCTGTTGAAAGTCGATTTCGCGTTTGGCAAAAACCTTGCGGATTTCAGCCTTGATGTGCGCGTCATAAGGCACGGTGGCAAAGTGCAGCAGTTCCACTTGGGTTTGGGCACCCGCGCCGCTGAGCGCACAGAGCGCTACATCCAGACCATCGAGGGAGGTGCCCGACATGAGGCCAATGATGTGTCGGCGGGGTTTTTGGGCAATGGTATACAGGCGTTGCAAAAATGGGTTCATCAGCAGTTGAATTTTAATAAACATGAGGATTGAAAGTACTTTTATATAAACGCGTCCCAAAATAAAACTTTACGGCAACTACGACAATCACTTTCCCTATCTTGTTCCCCAAAAAAACCAACATGCAACACTTGAAACTATCAGCACTTTTTATCGGTTTTTTTGCCATCCTGGGCTGTGAGTCTGGTCCCAAAACTACCCAAACCGAGAAAAAAACCGCCAAAACCTATCCCGCTTTTATTGGAACCTACAGCAGGAAGGAAGGCCACGTGGATGGCAAAGGAGAAGGCATCTATCTGTACCAACTCGATAGCGCTACCGGGTATTTGGATAAAATTGGTGTTCAGGGCGAAATCGTCAATCCTTCCTTCCTCACCCCCAGTGCCGATGGACAGTTTTTGTATGCCGTAGAAGAAATTGGTGCCGATGTTGACGATGCTGGCCGGGTGGTGGCGTATCGCCAGGCCGGAGATCACCTCGAAAAAATCAATCAACAATCCACCTTTGCCTTTGCACCTTGTCATGTGAGCACCGATAGTAAAGGGCGCTACGTTTTTGTGGCCAATTACGTGGGCGCAATTGCAGTTTACCCGGTAGCTGGAAACGGTGGTTTAGGAGAAGCCATTTACAAAGAAGCCTACACGGGAAAAGGGCCGCACTCGCGACAAGATGCCGCTCACCCGCACAGCGTAAACCTATCGCCAGACGACAATTTTTTGTATGTACCCGACCTCGGCACCGATAATATTTACATCTACAAAGTCAACTACGCAGACGCGAAAAAACCACTCTCTCGAATAGGGGCAACCAAAGTGCATCCTGCGGGGGGCCCTCGCCATTTCACTTTTCACCCCAACTTGGCCAAAGCATATGTAGTAAACGAACTAAGTTGTAGCGTAACCGTGATGAATTGGGATAAAACCACGGGCAAACTGGACACCATCCAAAGCATCAGTACGCTGCCAGTTGATTATAAAGAAAGTGGCAACACCTGTTCAGATATCCACATTACACCCGATGGGAAATTCCTCTACGCCGCCAATCGAGGCCACAACAGCATTGTGGGGTATGCCATTGATGCGGAGGGCAAATTGAGCTTGATCGACCATGCTTCCACCCAAGGCGAAGTGCCCCGCAACTTTGCCATTTCACCCGACGGTCGTTTCTTGTACGCGGCCAACCAAAATTCAGACAACATCCTGATTTTGAGCATCGAATCGGATGGAAAATTGAAGTATCGGAAGGAGGAGAAGGTGTTTACACCAGTGTGTGTACGTTTTGGAAATTGATTGGACTTTTTCACCACAGATTCGCACAGATGTACACAGATTAATACAAGAAATCTGTGTATATC includes these proteins:
- a CDS encoding lactonase family protein, whose protein sequence is MQHLKLSALFIGFFAILGCESGPKTTQTEKKTAKTYPAFIGTYSRKEGHVDGKGEGIYLYQLDSATGYLDKIGVQGEIVNPSFLTPSADGQFLYAVEEIGADVDDAGRVVAYRQAGDHLEKINQQSTFAFAPCHVSTDSKGRYVFVANYVGAIAVYPVAGNGGLGEAIYKEAYTGKGPHSRQDAAHPHSVNLSPDDNFLYVPDLGTDNIYIYKVNYADAKKPLSRIGATKVHPAGGPRHFTFHPNLAKAYVVNELSCSVTVMNWDKTTGKLDTIQSISTLPVDYKESGNTCSDIHITPDGKFLYAANRGHNSIVGYAIDAEGKLSLIDHASTQGEVPRNFAISPDGRFLYAANQNSDNILILSIESDGKLKYRKEEKVFTPVCVRFGN
- a CDS encoding anhydro-N-acetylmuramic acid kinase → MNPFLQRLYTIAQKPRRHIIGLMSGTSLDGLDVALCALSGAGAQTQVELLHFATVPYDAHIKAEIRKVFAKREIDFQQLCLLHPHIGILHGQMVNACLEEWNIPAEEVDLVASHGQTVYHAPKTQHGDSNYGNTTLQIGDGDHVAMTTGIITLADFRMRHIAAGGEGAPLAVYGDFFVFAKAGQDRILLNMGGISNFTYLPGDLDASKVFTTDTGPGNTLLDAITRKFYPQMDYDEDGKIALSGQINEPLLKALKDHPFFTAPFPKTTGPEVFNLAYLQTAQEKTQTQNLGVPDLLRTLAQFSADTIVDGIKRVIGNQAFSFYLSGGGAHNPALTGAIQAQFPGASFQSTDVLGIPGDAKEAVLFAILANEAVAGGKTSFGGRHKVPSVVMGKVCWPG
- a CDS encoding ATP-binding protein; the encoded protein is MSQIPFSVSARTAQLIGQQNFSTAEGAVIELVKNCYDADAKNAIILFDNLDQDPLNRALFIFDNGDGMTERIILDHWMMIGTDNKEDDFETGSGRIKTGAKGIGRFALDRLGVTSEMFTLPKNEDNGYYWKVNWNDFKRKGISISEVTATLEILPEFDYKKKVFELSDNFPQIQTFFSEKNIDLTKGTVIKISGLKEQWTNEEISSLFESLEILIPPREQPIFNISLFSKQSPNEYGELSGVYYDDFDYKLSAEYLDNETKSVVISIERNELDIKKIEKEYMDVFSMPQMRNSPFDFESFKKQKVEYSIRLNELVKGQTDVDKSDLLNKIGKFGFAFYFLKNTKSDDKSESNTQKYPYKEFNSATRKAWLKKFGGVKIFRDDFRVRPYGEYGQDWLKLGERQAQSPQGAGQRIGAYRIRPNQISGTINISRITNISFQDKSGREGIQENEVFDLFKSLILGIISQFEKDRNIIMYSFSELSKKRNAEDEAKRKAAEEAKRVLDDQRRVEQQDQNASRSNSPNVSTPTETEVTLAKGIQAQVEEIEEKDNEIRLLRSLSGTGLIVASFAHELRSIRTLLVSRTDDLKDVLHKHLVAKEIIKLPLEENPFSMLNHMREQDVQIKHWLDYSLSALKKDKRTRSNLDIAEYFKSFKENWDNALKRRKVSFFILNKLKRQIQIKAFAIDFDTLFNNLLINSLDSFKRRKDNHIRQVTVSFEVDSPFLKIFFSDTGAGLSKDYIQKPEDIFLPFETSKVDKRGNKIGTGLGMYLAKSIVEDYKGEIEILETTDGFKLGIYLPIEKNK